Below is a window of Microcebus murinus isolate Inina chromosome 3, M.murinus_Inina_mat1.0, whole genome shotgun sequence DNA.
CACATCTTCCCATCCACTTGGTACCGCCATCCTTCCTAGAGAAAAACTGTaaggtaaaaaacaaaaggaattcaGAGTTGTACTCCTTAGAACAACCTTAGAGTAGTTTTCAATTTCCTCTTAAAACACttcacttgtttaaaaaaaaatgtccagcTCCTCACAATAATCAATATGCAAATTGATATAAACCCTTTACATCTCCCATAAAAGCCAGGATCACAAGAATGTAACATCGAAAAAActcatttgtatgaaatgtatCCACTCTAATGTCTGGGCAATAACTATACATAGATCTAATCctgtttttacttcttcctttcctcccatcATTCCCAGATAATCTATGTAGCAAGAAATCCCAAGGACAATATGGTGTCGTATTACCATTTCCAAAGAATGAATAAAGCACTTCCTGATCCAGGAACATGGGAAGAGTATTTTGAGACGTTTCTGGCTGGGAAAGGTAAGAGGATTCagcttttatttccttcctttctcaaaATCCTCAAACACCCTACAAGGAAAGAATCATTTCCTTAAGACCAGTCGGGGTCTGCCTTCTTTAATATGACATTCCCTCTCTCTTCAGGGATTCTCCTTTCAGTATAATATTTGTTGGGTGGACCTCTGCGACTCAGTGCTCTGTTTTTCATCCCATCTTCCAGTGTGCTGGGGCTCCTGGTATGACCACGTGAAAGGATGGTGGGAAGCCAAAGACAAACACCGCATCCTCTACCTCTTCTATGAGGAAATGAAGAAGGTGAGGGCAGTACCATCTAATATGTTCTCGTAGGACCGTAAAACATTTAAGTCATAATATGTTGACCCCATCAgggactcaaagaaaaaaatgcttagggcagggcaaggtggctcacgcctgcaatcctagcactctgggaggccgaggcaggtggatcgcttaaggtcaggagtttgaaaccagcctgagcaagagcgagacccgtctctaccataaatagaaagaaattaattggccaactaatatgtctagagaaaaaattagccaggcatggtggcacatgcctgtagtcccagctactcaggaggctgaggcagtaggattgcttgagcccaggagtttgaggttgctgtgagctaggctgacgccatggcactcactctagcctgggcaacaaagtgagactttgtgtcagaaaaaaaaaagaaaaagaaaaagaaaaaacaaaaaaatgcttaGTAATTCCaactaataaaaaaagagaactatATGGATCACCATGTTAAAATGACTCATTTTTGGAAAGTTGAGCATTtgtatgataattttttttaatgttaacacATGCCATGGTACTGGTTACTGTCATTAatccattttaatattcttttaaaactaatCATATTAactgttcacttttcttttgaCTGATCATAGAACCCAAAGCATGAAATTCAGAAGCTGGCAGAGTTTACTGGAAAGAAACTAGATGACAAAGTTCTAGAAAAAATTGTCCATCACACTTCATTTGATGTTATGAAGCAGAATCCAATGGCAAACTATTCCACAATTCCTACCGAAATCATGAACCACTCCATTTCTCCATTCATGAGAAAaggtttctgtattttcttttggcCATAATCTTAAAAGAATTGTccaatatttcagaatatttggggAGTTTTATATGGttaggaaaaataatatctttaaagaatGATTTTGGGAAAAGAAGTTATGTAAGAAACCACTAATaacatgaaaacaatatttaattaGCCACTGTGGGAGAGTAAGATTTGGTGTCTAAATATAACCACCTATTCCTACTTTGCCTCTAGAGTTCTGGCTGATAAGGTGAAAATACACAGAATTAAGTCAGATGGGgcaaagaatacattttataggAGGCCCTATGTTATCAGTTacagtcattcattcaaaagGACTTACTGAGGAACTTCTACGTGccgggcactgttctaggcatggTTTGGAGAGGTggacaaaacacaaaaattcctTCTCTCATGGAAATTATATTTGAGTAATAAGAAAAACaaggccgggggcagtggctcacgcctataatcctagcactctgggaggccaaggcaggcggattgctccaggtcaggagttcaaaaccagcctgagcaagagcaagaccctgtctctactataaatagaaagaaattaattggccaactaatatatatagaaaaaa
It encodes the following:
- the LOC105856137 gene encoding sulfotransferase 1C4 isoform X3: MTLNKMEDLKFDATERLSFDYVQGILQPTPTCDTWDQIWNFQAKPDDLLISTYPKAGLEQANEMPSPRILKTHLPIHLVPPSFLEKNCKIIYVARNPKDNMVSYYHFQRMNKALPDPGTWEEYFETFLAGKVCWGSWYDHVKGWWEAKDKHRILYLFYEEMKKNPKHEIQKLAEFTGKKLDDKVLEKIVHHTSFDVMKQNPMANYSTIPTEIMNHSISPFMRKGAVGDWKKHFTVAQNERFDEDYKMNMADTSLTFHFEL
- the LOC105856137 gene encoding sulfotransferase 1C4 isoform X2, with amino-acid sequence MTLNKMEDLKFDATERLSFDYVQGILQPTPTCDTWDQIWNFQAKPDDLLISTYPKAGTTWTQEIVDLIQNDGDVENSKRAPIHVRFPFIEWIIPSLGCGLEQANEMPSPRILKTHLPIHLVPPSFLEKNCKIIYVARNPKDNMVSYYHFQRMNKALPDPGTWEEYFETFLAGKVCWGSWYDHVKGWWEAKDKHRILYLFYEEMKKNPKHEIQKLAEFTGKKLDDKVLEKIVHHTSFDVMKQNPMANYSTIPTEIMNHSISPFMRKVGDWKKHFTVAQNERFDEDYKMNMADTSLTFHFEL
- the LOC105856137 gene encoding sulfotransferase 1C4 isoform X1 — translated: MTLNKMEDLKFDATERLSFDYVQGILQPTPTCDTWDQIWNFQAKPDDLLISTYPKAGTTWTQEIVDLIQNDGDVENSKRAPIHVRFPFIEWIIPSLGCGLEQANEMPSPRILKTHLPIHLVPPSFLEKNCKIIYVARNPKDNMVSYYHFQRMNKALPDPGTWEEYFETFLAGKVCWGSWYDHVKGWWEAKDKHRILYLFYEEMKKNPKHEIQKLAEFTGKKLDDKVLEKIVHHTSFDVMKQNPMANYSTIPTEIMNHSISPFMRKGAVGDWKKHFTVAQNERFDEDYKMNMADTSLTFHFEL